AATCCATCCCCAGAGAGAAGCTCAGGTAAGCAGGCGACATGAAAGAGGAGATTTTCAGGCGGTCGTCTTCCCCGGGCCTGTCATATCCTTCTGCAAACTGGGTATTGAATCCCAGCAGGGCCGTATAGAACCATTTCTCACTGGCTTTTATTCCCAGTTTGGAAGCAAAATCGATCTGGTCATCGCTCTTACGGCTTGGATCATTGCCCTGTTTGACCAGGCCGAATCCAAGGACCAGTTTGTTCTCCCAGCTAGTCTTTTCTTCGGCATAGTTGGCCGACAGGTTTACCAGGGCATTTCCGGAGAGACTGTTATCACCACCGGCAGCCCAGTTTGTCAGTGAAAGCTGGGACAGGTTTAGAGAGGTGGTTCCGTTGAATTTCCATAAGGTATCAGCAGGCTCCTGCCCCTGTGCATAAGCAGCAAGGGACAGAAGAGCGATGGATATTACCAGCAGTTTGTTCTTCATGAGACAGAGTTTTTTTTTGTAATCGTATATGAAAGTTAGCGTATATCAGGATTTTCGGCAAATAGTTTAAAGCGGTCCATATGCAGCATGGTGTTGTGTATGAAGGCCTGTTTCATAAAGGGGGCCATCAGCCTCATCATGCCTCTGAAGCGGAAGCTGTTTACCGTTTGCCAGAGGGTGACCCCCGGTTCCTTTTC
This genomic stretch from Bacteroidales bacterium harbors:
- a CDS encoding DUF3078 domain-containing protein yields the protein MKNKLLVISIALLSLAAYAQGQEPADTLWKFNGTTSLNLSQLSLTNWAAGGDNSLSGNALVNLSANYAEEKTSWENKLVLGFGLVKQGNDPSRKSDDQIDFASKLGIKASEKWFYTALLGFNTQFAEGYDRPGEDDRLKISSFMSPAYLSFSLGMDYKPSDVFSLFLSPVSGKFTFVLDEDLSAAGSFGLVAGQKSRAELGAYVKMAIQKEVLKNVTLDTKINLFSNYLDNPQYVDVNWDLILSFKVNEYLSASLLTQLIYDYDIKFGEDTTGDGNFDTFSEKVQFKELFGLGLSYTF